CGCGCGCGGGATAGAGACGCTGGTCACGCGCGAACCTGGCGGCAGCGAGGGCGCGGAGGCGATTCGCAGCTTGCTGATGCAAGGATCGGTCACGCGCTGGAGCCCGCACAGCGAAGCCTTGCTGTTCGCGGCAGCTCGAGCGGACCATGTCGAGAAGCAGATCCAGCCCGCGCTTGGCGCCGGGACCTGGGTGATCTGCGACCGGTTCATCGACAGCAGCCGCGCCTATCAGGGCGTTGCCGGCGGAATCGACGACGCGGCGGTGCTGGCGCTGCACGGTTTCGGATCGCGCGGCCTGCTGCCCGATCGCACCTTCATCCTCGAAGTGCCGCTCGATCAGGGGCGCGCGCGGGCGGATGATCGCGACGGCGCTGCAGCGGATCGCTTCGCGGCGCGCGGCGACGATTTCCATGGCCAGGTCGCGGCGGCATTTCGCGGCTATGCCGAGCATGAGCCCGACAGAATGCGCCTGATCGATGCATCGGGATCGCCGGAGGCGGTGACCGAGGCTTTGCTCGCCGGCTTGGCCGATCTGCTGCCATGACCTTGCCGATCGGCAATGACGCCGCTCATGCCGCCTTTGCCTCGGCGATGGCCGGCGGCACTTTGCATCATGCATGGCTGTTCGCCGGGCCTGAGGGCGTCGGCAAGGCAAGTTTTGCGCGGATCGCGGCGTTGCGCCTGCTTGCCGAAGGCGCGAACCCCGGCTCGCTGCCACCCGGTTACGACGTGCCCGAGATCGACCGCACCCGATCGTTGATCGCGGCCGGTTCGCATCCTGACTATCGCGAATTGTCACGCCAGCCCAAGGATGCCGACAAACCCGGCCAGGATCTCGCGCGGAGTATTCCGATCGCGCAGGTCCGCGCACTCGGTCCGATGTTCGCGACCACCCCGTCAATGTCGTCGCGCCGTGTCGTGCTGATCGATGCGATCGATGAGGTCGAGCGGCCGGGCGCATCGAATGCACTGCTCAAGAGCCTGGAAGAACCGCCTGCGGGTACGATCTTCCTGCTCATCAGCCATGCGCCGGGGCGTTTGCTGCCGACAATCCGCTCGCGCTGCCGCCTGCTGCGCTTCGATCCGCTCGACGATGCGGCGATGAAACGCGTGCTGCACGGGCAATTGCGTAATGCCAGCGATGCCGAGATCGCCGCGCTGGTAAAGGCGGGGCAGGGATCGCCCGGCCGCGCGCTGGGTTTTGCCGGCCTCGATATGGCCGCGCTCGACACGGCACTGACGGGAATCGCGAAAGATGGCGACCCGAGCAACGCCCAGCGCGCTAAGCTGGCCAAGCTCTTGTCTCCCAAAGCCGCACAGCCGCGCTACGAGGCGTTTCTGGACCGGGCCCCCGCGTTTATCGCCGCCGCAGCCCCGGCGAAGCGCGGTGCCGCGCTGCAGACGGCCCTGAACAGCTACGACGCTGCCCGCGCCCTGTCGGCCAGCGCTCGCGGCCTATCGCTTGATGCGCAGGCGACGGTGTTCGAAATGGCCGGACTGGTCGCCACGCTGGCGGAGCGCGACTGATCTCGACCAAGCCAGGCGAGCAATGTGAATCGAGCCGGCATGCAGCTAGGCGTCATGCCAGCGCAGGCTGGCATCTCTCTGTGAGGTCCACCACGGGTGCCCAACCGCGAGAGACCCCAGCCTTCGCTGGGGTGACGCATTTGTGAGTGATCGATCGGCCCTAAGGCTTCAATTGCGCCGCGCCCTGTTCTAGGGACTGCGGCATGGCCGAACCTTACTACATCACCACCGCGATCAGCTATCCCAATGGACGCCCGCATATCGGGCACGCCTATGAGGCGATCGCGACCGATGCGATCGCGCGTTACCAGCGTCAACTTGGGCGCGATGTGCGGTTTCTGACCGGGACCGACGAACATGGCCTGAAGATGGTGCAGGAGGCGCGCAAACGCGACCTGGCGCCACGCGCGCTTGCGGATGAAATGAGCGGTCATTTCAAAGCGATGGCCGATGCTCTGAACATCTCTTATGATCGATTCATCCGCACCAGCGACAGTGATCATTACCATGCGAGCCAGGCGATTTGGCGCGCGATGGAAGCGGCCGGCGATCTGTATCTGAGCCGCTACGAAGGCTGGTATTCAGTCCGCGACGAGGCATTCTACGACGAATCCGAACTGGTTGAGGGGGAGGGCGGCAAGCTCTCGCCACAGGGCACGCCGGTCGAATGGACCGAGGAGGAGAGCTGGTTCTTCCGCTTGTCGAAGTATCAGCAGCCTTTGCTCGACCTTTATGCTGCCGATCCCGATTTCATCCGGCCCGAGGGACGACGTAATGAAATCCTGCGCTTCGTCGAAGGTGGCCTGTCCGACCTGTCGGTATCGCGCACCAGCTTCGATTGGGGTGTGCCGGTGCCGGGCAGCCCGGGGCATGTGATGTATGTCTGGGTCGACGCGCTGACCAATTACCTGACCGGCGCGGGTTACCCCGACGATCTCGAACAGATGGAGCAATTCTGGCCGGCGAACCTGCACGTCATCGGCAAGGATATCGTGCGTTTTCATACGGTTTACTGGCCAGCTTTCCTGATGAGCGCGAACCTGCCGCTGCCGCGCGCGGTGTTCGGCCATGGCTTCCTGCTCAATCGCGGTGAGAAGATGTCGAAGTCGGTCGGCAACGTCACCGACCCGATCGAGCTGGTCGAGCGTTTCGGCGTCGATGCGTTGCGGTATTTCCTACTGCGCGAAGTCAGTTTCGGCCAGGACGGCAGCTATTCGGAAGAAGCGATCGTCACGCGCTGCAATGCCGATCTCGCCAATAATCTCGGCAACCTCGCGCAGCGCTGCCTGTCGATCATCGCCAAGAATTGCGATGGCGTGGTGCCGGCCGCCGGCGAACGCACGGCGGCGGAGGATGGTCTGCTCGCCAGCGTCTCGGCGGCGGAAGACGGCATGCACGGCGCGATGAAGGATCTGGCGTTGCACAATGCACTCGACGCGATCTGGGCCGCGGCGCGCGACGCCAACCAGTATTTCGCCGATCAGGCGCCATGGAGCGTGCGCAAGACCGACCCGGCGCGCGCCGATACGATCCTGTATCACACGGTGGAGGCGATCCGCCGCATCGCGATTCTCGCGCGCTGGGCGATCCCGGGTGGTGCGGACAAGCTGCTCGACCTGCTCGCGCAAAAGCCCGACGAGCGCCATTTCGAGGCGCTTGGCTGGCCGATCGGCGCCGGTGTCGTGCTGCCGGCGCCGGTCGGCGTGTTCCCGCGGCTCGAATTACCGGCGGAGGCCGACTGATGCTTGCCGACAGCCATTGCCACCTCAATTACAAGGGGCTGGCCGAGGATCAGGCGGCGGTGCTCGATCGCGCCCGCGCTCGTGGTGTGACCGCCATGCTCAATATCGCGACGCGCGAGAGCGAATGGGACGATGTGCTGGCCACGGCCGAACGTGAGAGCGATGTCTGGGCAACCGTCGGCATCCACCCGCACGAAGCGGACCAGCACGCCCATGTCGATGCCGCCAAGCTCGTCGATCGCGCGCGCCATCCGCGCGTCGTCGGGATCGGCGAGAGCGGGCTCGATTATTATTACGACCATAGCGACCGCGAGCGGCAGCAGATCAGTTTCCGCGCCCATATCGCGGCCGCGCGCGAAACCGGACTGCCGATCATCGTCCATACGCGCGACGCCGAGGACGATACGGCGTCCATCCTGCGCGATGAAATGGGGAAGGGGGCCTATCAGGGCGTCATCCACTGCTTCACGGCGAGCGGTGCCTTTGCCGATATCGCGCTCGACCTTGGCTTCATGATCTCGATCTCAGGGATCGTGACCTTCAAAAATGCGAAAGATCTGCAGGAAACAGCCGCGCGTCTGCCGCTCGAGCAATTATTGATCGAGACCGACGCGCCCTTCCTCGCGCCCGTCCCGCATCGCGGGAAGACTGGCGAACCCGCGTTCGTCGCCGATACAGCGCGCTTCCTGGCCGAGCTGCGCGGCGAAAGCGTCGAGCAATTGAGCGAAGCGACGGCGCGCAATTTCCACCGACTGTTCGCCAAGACGCGAGGCTGACAAGGCGTGAAGGTTCGTATTCTTGGATCGGGCACGTCGTCAGGCGTACCGCGTATCGGCCCCAATCTGGGTGGGGATTGGGGCGCTTGCGACCCGAACAATCCCCGCAACCGCCGGACCCGCGCATCGATCATCGTCGAAACGGCAACGACCCGCATCCTGGTCGATACCAGCCCCGATATGCGTGAGCAGCTGCTGGCGGCCAATGTGTCAGACATCGATGCGGTGATCTGGACTCATGACCACGCCGATCATTGCCACGGCATCGATGACCTGCGGCAAATCTATCATGCCAGGGGCCATCCTGTGCGCGGTCTGGCGAGAGCGGGGACAATCGCGGCGCTCACGGACCGCTTCGCTTATGCCTTTAGCGGCCGGGACGGTTATCCGCCGACGATCGCAGGAGAGATTCTGCCCGACGCGATCCAGATCGGCGATATATCAATCCGCGTCGTCGATCAGCCGCACGGTAACATCGAATCCGCCGGGCTGCGTTTCGAACATCGGGGAAAGTCGATCGGTTATGCAACCGATTTCAATATCTTAAGACCTGATATGCGATCATTGTATCAGGATCTTGATATATGGGTGGTCGATGCGCTGCGGCGTTTGCCGCATCCGACGCATCCGGAACTGGCGGCGGTGCTCGAATGGATCGAACAATTGCGGCCCGGGCGGTCTGCGCTGATCCATATGGACCAATCGATGGATTATGCCACATTGGTGGCCGAGCTGCCCGACGGGATCGAGCCGGGCTATGACGGATTGGAACTCACAGCGTGACCAGCGGCCAATCTGCCAGCGTCATCTTCAGCATCTTATGCTTGGTGCTGGCGGTCAGCGCGCTGGGCGGCCGGCGCATTCCGCTCAACTTTGCGATCAAATCGGCGCTGGCCTGGGCGGCGATCATCGGCATCGTCTATATCCTGGTCGCGAACCGTGTCGCGATCGTCAACGGGTTCGGCGCGGTCGAGCATTGGGCGAGCCTCGGCAAGCAACAAACCGACGGCAAGACGATCCGCATCGCGCAAAGCGACGATGGCCATTATTACGCACGGGTCACGATCAATGGCGTGTCACGGTCGATGCTGATCGATAGCGGCGCGACGACCATCGCGCTGTCCGAGGCGACCGCCAACGCCGCGGGTGTCGTGTTCGATAAAAGCGGCGACCCGGTTCAGCTCGAAACAGCCAATGGCATTGTCGATGCGTGGCGCGCCAAGATCAAGCAGCTGGATATCGACGGGCTGCGCACGAAAGATATCATGGCGGTGGTTTCGCCGAACTTCGGCGAGATGGACGTGATCGGCATGAATTTCCTGTCGCGACTACGGTCGTGGCGCGTGGAGAACGGCGCGCTGGTGCTCGAGCCAATGGAAACCGGCGGAACCACCGACACCGATAGCGATTTAACATAATGTATATTATCGGACTTGAGTTATGAGCGAAGAGCAGGGCTCCCCTCCGGCGAGCGATAGCGCGACGGATCGCCCGATGGATCGTCTTGTCACGATCATGGCGCGACTGCGCGATCCGGTTGGTGGCTGTGAATGGGATTGCGCCCAGAACTTCGCGACGATCGCACCGTACACGATCGAGGAAGCCTATGAAGTCGCCGACGCGATCGCACGTGGCGATATGGCCGAGCTCAAGGACGAACTCGGCGACCTGTTGCTCCAGGTCGTGTTCCACAGCCGCATGGCCGAGGAAGCCGGCCTGTTCGCCTTGCCCGACGTCGCGGCGGCGATCAGCGACAAGATGGAGCGTCGTCATCCGCATATCTTTGGCGATGTTGCCGAAGGCGGTCATTATCTGTGGGAACAAATCAAGTCCGAGGAACGGGCCGCCAAGGGCGAGACAAGCACCCTCGATGGCGTGGCGATCGGCCTGCCCGCCCTGCTTCGCGCCGAAAAGCTGCAGAAGCGTGCGGCGCGCACCGGTTTCGACTGGCCCGATGCGGCGGGACCACGGACGAAAGTGATCGAGGAGATCGCCGAGATCGATGCCGCCACGATCGATCAGCGCGAAGAAGAGGTTGGCGACCTGCTCTTTTCGGTGGTCAACTGGGCACGGCATCTCGGCGTCGATCCCGAAGCGGCGTTGCGCGTCGCCAATGCCAAGTTCGAGGCGCGTTTCAAGGCGATGGAAACCGATGCAGGCGATGGTTTTGCCGACCTCGATCTCGATAAGAAGGAAGCGTTATGGCAGGCGGTCAAGCGCCGCGCTGGTTAATATGCCTGGGGTTTCATCCGCCCAAACGCCGTTCGGGCTGAGCCTGTCGAAGCCCAAGCGCCGTATGCCCTTCGACAAGCTCAGGGCGAACGGTGGGAGTGAGTTAACCCAGCTCAAACCACGCGTTGGTTGAACCTGTCATAGTCGCGTGGCGACATGCGCACTTGATAGATTGCCTGTTCGCCCTCGACCGCCTGATCGATCACTTCGCCATGGGCATGCAGCCACGCCGCGCCAGCACCATCGGCCGACTCCAGCGTGATGCTATAGCGTCGATGATTCTGCGTCAGCATCGCAGCCACGGTCTGGATCAGCGTATCGACCCCTTCCCCGCTCAGCGCCGAGATCGCGACGACGTCATCGCGCCGTTCCGCTTCGCCGAGCAATTCGGTGCGCTCGTCATGATCGAGCAGGTCGAGCTTGTTCCACGCCTCCAGCCGCGGGGTTTCCGACGCAACGCCGATGTCCTGTAGCACCGCTTCGACATCGCTGCGTTGTGCGATCGTGTCGGGATGAGCGATGTCGCGGACATGAATAAGCACATCGGCCGAGATGACCTCTTCCAGCGTCGCTTTGAACGCGGCGACAAGCTGGGTCGGCAGTTCCGAGACGAAACCGACGGTGTCGGACAGGATCGCCTTGTCGAGCCCGGGCAAGCTGATCTGCCGTAGCGTCGGGTCGAGCGTGGCGAAAAGAAGATCTTCCGCCATGACGTCAGCACCAGTCAAGCGATTGAAAAGCGTTGATTTCCCGGCATTGGTATAGCCCACCAGCGCGATCACTGGCCAAGGCGCGCGCTGGCGCCGTTCGCGGTGGAGGCCGCGCGTACGGCTGACCTGTTCGAGCTCGCGCTTCAATCGCGCCATGCGATCGCGGATCAGCCGTCGATCGGCCTCGATCTGCGTTTCACCCGGGCCACCGAGAAAGCCGAAGCCGCCGCGCTGACGTTCGAGATGGGTCCAGCTGCGCACCAGCCGTCCCGCCTGATAATCGAGATGCGCCAGTTCGACCTGCAACCGCCCTTCGGCCGTCGCCGCCCGCTCGCCGAAAATCTCCAGGATCAACCCGGTCCGGTCGATGACCTTGGCGCCAAGCTCTTTTTCGAGATTGCGCTGCTGGACCGGTGTCAGCGAGGCGTCGAACACGACAAGCTCGGCTTCTTCCATCCGCACTGTTGCGGCGAGCATCTCGACCTGCCCGCTGCCGAGCAGGGTCGAGGGGCGCGGCGCACGAACGCGATAGGAGACTTTCTCCGCTACGATCACGCCGATCGCTTCGGCCAACCCGGCCGTTTCCTCCAGACGCGCGGCTACATCGCGCGAGGAGGCACCATGTTCGGGAAACACGATAACGGCACGGGCACCACGCGAGAATTCATCGCGATCACGTTCAAAACCGGTGGTCAATCTTCTTCGCTATCCATTGTTTCATCAGCCAAATTCAGCGGATGCGCCGGCTGGATGGTGGACACCGCATGCTTATAGACAAGCTGCGACATGCCGTCGCGCTGGAGCAGCATGCAGAACAGGTCGAACGCCGCGATCTGGCCCTGAAGCATCACGCCATTGACCAGAAACATGGTCACATTGTCGTCCGATTTGCGCACCGCGTTGAGGAAGATTTCCTGCAACAGCGGCGTGCGCTTCTGCGCCTCGCCGACCGCATTGACGATCGCGGCGACATCTACCGTGCCCGATGGCATGATCGTCGAGATGGCGTGTTTGTAGATCAGCTGCGATTGGCCGTCACGGCGCAGCAATACCGAGAAATTGTCGAACCAGGTGACGATCCCCTGCAGTTTCACGCCCTTGACGAGAAACATCGTCACCGGCGTTTTCGACCTGCGCAACGCGTTGAGGAAAAGGTCCTGAAGAGAAGTCTGCTTGTCGGCCATCGGTCGATCCTTTGTTCTTGGCGGGATTTTTCTCCCGCTGCGCGCCGGTTCCCGGCGTCGGATGGGCGCCATTGAGCGCCTGTCCCTAATCTAGGGATGCTGCAGTCTCGCGTCTAGTTGTCTGTTGGAATTGGATTTCCGACCGTGACGGCCAGGTCGGTGCCTATTCGTCGCGCGTCTCGGTGATGCCGAGCAGCTTCAGTTTGCGGTGCAAGGCCGAGCGTTCCATTCCGATAAAGTGCGCGGTGCGCGAAATGTTCCCCGAAAAACGCCTGATCTGGACGCGCAGATATTCGCGTTCGAATGTCTCGCGCGCCTCGCGCAACGGCGACCCCATGATGGCGTTGGTGCCCCCACCCATATCGCCCGGCTCGCCCAGCACTTCGGCCGGCAACAGATCGAGATCGATCCGACCGATCCGGTCGCCCGGTGCGAGGATGATCGTGCGTTCGACCACGTTGCGCAGCTGGCGGACATTGCCTGGCCATTCATAGGATTGCAGCGCAACCATCGCGTCGGGCGCGATTTCCGGCGTCGGCACGCGGCGTTCCGAGGCGTAATGGGCCATGAAATGATTGACTAGTGCGGGGATATCCTCGCGCCGTTCGCTAAGGCCGGGGATGAGGACCGGCACGACGTTCAAACGATAATAGAGATCCTCGCGGAACCGCCCCTCGGCGATTTCCTGCATCAGGTCGCGCGAGGTTGCCGAGACGACCCGCACATCGACCTTGACAATGCGCTGACCGCCCACACGACTGAAACTCTGATCGGTCAGCACGCGAAGGATGCGCGCCTGGGTCGCGATCGGCATATCGGCGATCTCGTCGAGGAACAGCGTGCCGCCATGCGCCTGTTCGAGCAGGCCGGGACGGACGACACCGCCCCCCTCTTCCATCCCGAACAATTCCTCCTCGACCCGCTCGGGCGTCATGCGCGCCGCGCTGACGATGACGAACGGCGCATCGGCACGTTGGCTCCAGCCGTGAAGCAGGCGCGCGGCGACTTCTTTGCCGACGCCCGCGGCGCCCATCACCAGCACCCGGCTGCCGGTCGAGGCGACGCGCTTCAGCGTCGCGCGTACGCCATTAATCGCCGTCGAGCTGCCGGTCAGATCACTATCGCGGCCGACCGTTGCGCGAAGCGACGCGACTTCGCGGCGGAGACGCTCGGTTTCGGTCGCACGCGCGACCATCAGCAACAGACGTTCGGCCTCGAACGGCTTTTCGATGAAGTCGGCGGCACCGCGGCGGATCGCCGCGACCGCGGTATCGAGATTGCCATGACCGGAAATGACCAGCACCGGGATCGACGGGTCGCGGCGCTTCAATTCATCGAGCAGTTCTAGCCCGTCAAGGCGCGATCCCTGCAGCCATACGTCGAGCAGCACCAGCGATGGGCGGCGCGCAGCAATCGCCTCAAGCGCGGCATCGCTGTCCGCCGCGCTGCGCGTTTCATAACCTTCGTCTTCGAGCACGCCCGAGACGAGTTCGCGGATATCGCGTTCGTCATCGACGATAAGGATATCGAGTGCCATTGGTCAGGTCCGATTTCGTGTGAGTTCAGTGGGGCGACGATCGTCGCTGTCGACGGCGCGGGCGTCCGCGCCATCGCCGGCATCCAGCGCGGCCAGAGCCGCCGCGTCGAATGTCATGGTTACGAGTGTGCCCCCACCCTCCCGGTCGCCGAACGACATCGTGCCGCAATGTTCCTCGACGATCTTGTTGACGATCGCCAGACCCAGGCCGGTGCCGCGCGCACGCGTCGTCATATAGGGTTCGACGATGCGGTCACGGGCTGCCGGCAGGCCCACGCCATTGTCGGCGATCCGGATCATGACCGAACGGCCATTCTCGCCGTTCAGCGTCATGGTGACTTCGCCGGCGGTTTCGCTGCCCCCCGCTTCGTTGCCCGCCACTTCACCGCCCATCGCTTCGATCGCTTCGACCGCGTTCTTCACGATGTTGGTCAGCGCCTGGCCGATCTGGCGGCGGTCGCATACCAGTTCCAGGCCGGGCTGGTCGTTGATCATCACGAAGCGGATCGCCGGATGCGCGACCTCGTGCAGGAACAGCGCCTGTTTGGCGATGTCGCCGATCGATTCGGGCCGGAACAACGGCTTGGGCATGCGCGCGAACGAGGAGAATTCGTCGACCATGCGGCGCAGGTCGCCGACCTGGCGGATGATCGTCTCGGTCAGCCGTGCGAATGTGCCATCGTCGCTGGCGATCTGCTTGCCGTAACGGCGCTGCAGCCGTTCGGCGGCGAGTTGGATCGGGGTCAGCGGGTTCTTGATTTCATGAGCGATGCGCCGCGCGACGTCGGACCAGGCGGCGCGGCGCTGATCGAGCAATTGCTGGGTGATGTCGTCAAAGGTCAGGATCGGACCATCTTCGGATCGTGCGATCTTGACCGCGAGCGTCTTCGCTTCGCCGCCGGCATCGATCTCGACGATTGCATCGCGCGCATCGCTGCCGATCAACGCCGCCAGTTCGGGGGAAACGACGCTGAGCGGGCGGCCCACCGGGTTGCTGTCGCCGGTGTTGAGGAATTCGGTCGCTGAGCGGTTGATCAGCCGGATCGTGCCGTCGCTGGCGACCGAGACGACGCCCGCCGACACGCCCGACATCACCGCTTCGATCAGCGCGCGGCGGCTCTCGAGCGCGCCGGTCTGTTCCTGCAAGCGCCCGGTCATCTGGTTGAAGGCATTCGCCAGCGTGCCGACTTCATCAGCGGTCTTGGGCGCGGGCACACGCGCGGTCAGGTCGCCATCGCTGACCCGGCGCGCGGCGGCGACCAATTCGCCGACCGGACGCACCAGCCGGTCGGCCACGGCGAGCGCGATCCATACTGCAATGCCGACGATCAGCAGCGAGATGCCGAGCAGTGCGGCATTGAAGCGCAACTGCAACGCGCGCGAACGCGACTGCAGCACGCGATAATCGGCCAGGATCGCATCGCCGCGCTTGAGCTGCGCCGCGAGTTGCTCGTCGAACACCCTGGCGGTGTAGAGATAAGTGTGGCTGCCATAGTCCAGCGCAACCACCGCGCCGGCCCGGTCATTGTTCTGCACCGTGACGAACGGGGCGCCGCGATCGATATCATCCATCATCTGCGCGGTGACGATATTTTCCAACGGCCGGCCATAGGGGTTGAGGACGGCGAGCGGGTCCTTCTCATTGCGGCGCAGGATCACCGCTTCGGACAATTCGCGATTATAGGTCTGTAGGAACAGTAACTCCCGGAACCTGCGGCTTTCCATCGGCAACTGGCGCAGATCGGCGGCCAGATCGCCGCTCATCGCCTTGGTCTGATCCGCGACCCGGTCCAGCTCGCGCTGGTAGTTCTCGCGCACCAGAGCGCTGGCATTTTCCAGCATCCCGCGCGCACGGTCCGAGGACCAGAATTCCACGCCATATTGAAACAGCAGTGAAGCGAAGATCACGACCAGCAGGGTAGGAACGGCGGCGACCATCGAGAACATTGCCACCAGCTGGACGTGAAGGCGCCCCCGCCCACCCAGCGGCGACCGCGCTGCGCGCCGCATCGCCACGCGCCGCCCGAGCAGCACCATCAGGGCAATACCCGGCAGCAGGTTGGCGACCAGCAACAGCGCGATGATCGTCGGGGTCAGCGAACGTTGCGGCGCCTCGCCACCGGTCACGACGAAATAAGTGCCAACCGCGATCGCGATCGCGCCGCCGAGTACGAGCAGCTCGACAAAAGGCGTGACACTGAACCGGCGGTTCGGCGTTTTCTCTACAGTCGAAGGAGCCAATCCGGCGTGCATCGTGTCTTTGATACAACGTTATAGTTGCAATTAGAACACAGAATCCAACCTCTCAACCGATGTCAGCCTCGGCCGACCGCCCGCCGCTGGGTCGATGCCCAGCATATCGAGCCGTTTTCTCAGCGTGTTGCGGTTGATTCCCAGCGCCCGCGCAGCGCGCAGCTGGTTTTGGCCGTGGCGCGCGAGCATCGCTTCGATCAATGGCCGCTCGACCTCGCCGATAATGCGGTCGTAAAGCGACCCGTCATCGAGCGCCGCGGGCTCCTCGCGCGCCAGGCGTTCGAGTCGCGCGCGCACCGCTGCCTCGATTCCGGGATCGCCCTCGAAGACCGCCGCAGTCGCGTTGCCGCCGAGCATCGCCCGGACCTCGTCAGCACCGATCCTTTCGTCGCGGCTGAGCACCGCGATGCGCCGCATGATATTCTCGAGCTCGCGGACATTGCCCGGCCAGTCAT
This portion of the Sphingomonas sp. So64.6b genome encodes:
- a CDS encoding sigma-54 dependent transcriptional regulator, which translates into the protein MALDILIVDDERDIRELVSGVLEDEGYETRSAADSDAALEAIAARRPSLVLLDVWLQGSRLDGLELLDELKRRDPSIPVLVISGHGNLDTAVAAIRRGAADFIEKPFEAERLLLMVARATETERLRREVASLRATVGRDSDLTGSSTAINGVRATLKRVASTGSRVLVMGAAGVGKEVAARLLHGWSQRADAPFVIVSAARMTPERVEEELFGMEEGGGVVRPGLLEQAHGGTLFLDEIADMPIATQARILRVLTDQSFSRVGGQRIVKVDVRVVSATSRDLMQEIAEGRFREDLYYRLNVVPVLIPGLSERREDIPALVNHFMAHYASERRVPTPEIAPDAMVALQSYEWPGNVRQLRNVVERTIILAPGDRIGRIDLDLLPAEVLGEPGDMGGGTNAIMGSPLREARETFEREYLRVQIRRFSGNISRTAHFIGMERSALHRKLKLLGITETRDE
- a CDS encoding ATP-binding protein, which encodes MHAGLAPSTVEKTPNRRFSVTPFVELLVLGGAIAIAVGTYFVVTGGEAPQRSLTPTIIALLLVANLLPGIALMVLLGRRVAMRRAARSPLGGRGRLHVQLVAMFSMVAAVPTLLVVIFASLLFQYGVEFWSSDRARGMLENASALVRENYQRELDRVADQTKAMSGDLAADLRQLPMESRRFRELLFLQTYNRELSEAVILRRNEKDPLAVLNPYGRPLENIVTAQMMDDIDRGAPFVTVQNNDRAGAVVALDYGSHTYLYTARVFDEQLAAQLKRGDAILADYRVLQSRSRALQLRFNAALLGISLLIVGIAVWIALAVADRLVRPVGELVAAARRVSDGDLTARVPAPKTADEVGTLANAFNQMTGRLQEQTGALESRRALIEAVMSGVSAGVVSVASDGTIRLINRSATEFLNTGDSNPVGRPLSVVSPELAALIGSDARDAIVEIDAGGEAKTLAVKIARSEDGPILTFDDITQQLLDQRRAAWSDVARRIAHEIKNPLTPIQLAAERLQRRYGKQIASDDGTFARLTETIIRQVGDLRRMVDEFSSFARMPKPLFRPESIGDIAKQALFLHEVAHPAIRFVMINDQPGLELVCDRRQIGQALTNIVKNAVEAIEAMGGEVAGNEAGGSETAGEVTMTLNGENGRSVMIRIADNGVGLPAARDRIVEPYMTTRARGTGLGLAIVNKIVEEHCGTMSFGDREGGGTLVTMTFDAAALAALDAGDGADARAVDSDDRRPTELTRNRT